Proteins encoded together in one Mobula hypostoma chromosome 9, sMobHyp1.1, whole genome shotgun sequence window:
- the LOC134352214 gene encoding lysoplasmalogenase TMEM86A-like yields MLVPYALALVVRYEYGLPEQPPDQLKVFLKCLPVLVLIILILEQQHGNDFSFRLAVAMGFAAAGDVCQLYEEHCFTHGVLASGIAYCLFAVAFGLKVDHKRLGALTCVVAGAVYYLASPAVQAVSQPVVLAYILSILLMIWRALAWWKNTHQCHSWCAVAGAIILATSNIILSNHIFEFPVPHSPCLITSSYYTGQLLLALSAL; encoded by the exons ATGCTGGTGCCATATGCATTGGCTCTGGTGGTCAGGTATGAGTACGGGTTACCAGAGCAACCGCCAGACCAGCTGAAGGTCTTCCTCAAGTGTCTGCCCGTCCTGGTCCTCATCATTCTGATCCTGGAGCAACAGCATGGAAATGACTTCTCCTTCAGGCTGGCAGTAGCTATGGGCTTTGCTGCTGCAG GTGATGTCTGCCAGCTCTACGAGGAACACTGCTTCACCCATGGTGTCCTTGCCTCTGGGATTGCCTACTGCCTCTTTGCTGTGGCGTTTGGGTTGAAGGTAGACCACAAGCGCCTGGGGGCACTAACCTGTGTGGTGGCTGGGGCCGTGTATTACCTGGCCTCTCCCGCGGTCCAGGCTGTTTCCCAGCCAGTGGTGCTTGCCTACATACTGTCCATCTTGCTGATGATCTGGAGGGccttggcttggtggaagaataCTCACCAGTGCCACAGCTGGTGTGCGGTGGCTGGAGCCATCATTCTCGCCACCTCCAACATCATCCTGTCCAACCACATCTTTGAGTTCCCAGTCCCCCACAGTCCATGTCTGATCACTTCCAGCTATTACACGGGCCAGCTGCTCCTTGCTCTGTCTGCACTCTAG